The Skermanella rosea sequence GGCGCCGCGCTGGCGCTCGTCGCGGTGGTCGGCATCGCCCTCCGGATGCAGGCACCCGACGATGCCCGGATCGATCCGGCGGACCCCGCCCAGGTGGCCCTGGGCCGGACCGTCTATGCCGAGAACTGCGCGTCCTGCCACGGGACCGTCCTGGAGGGGCAGCCGGACTGGCGCGAGCGGAAGCCCGACGGCAGGCTGCCCGCCCCGCCCCACGACGTCTCCGGCCACACCTGGCATCACCCGGCCGAAACGCTCTTCGGCATCATCAAGGACGGAATGGCCGCGCACGCCCCTCCCGGCTACGAGAGCGACATGCCGGCGTTCGGCGGCACGCTTTCCGACGCGGAGATCCGGGCGGTGCTGGCATTCATCGCGAGCCGCTGGCCGGAGAACGTCCGGACCCGCTGGATGTCCGCCGGCATCAGCTGAGGGCCGGCGTGACGCGCCCGGTGACTTCGCCGAAGCCGATGCGGTAGCCGTCGCCCTGGCACCAGCCGGTGATGGTCACCTCGTCCCCATCCTCCAGGAACGAGCGTTCGCCGCCTCCCGCCAGGGCGAGCGGGTTCCGGCCGTTCCAGGTGAGTTCCAGCAGGCTGCCGAAGCTGTCCGGCTCCGGGCCGCTGATCGTGCCGGAGCCCATCAGGTCGCCCACGCGGGTGTTGCAGCCTG is a genomic window containing:
- a CDS encoding c-type cytochrome, with protein sequence MPVPTVRNRMTRRRLAAWGGGAALALVAVVGIALRMQAPDDARIDPADPAQVALGRTVYAENCASCHGTVLEGQPDWRERKPDGRLPAPPHDVSGHTWHHPAETLFGIIKDGMAAHAPPGYESDMPAFGGTLSDAEIRAVLAFIASRWPENVRTRWMSAGIS